Proteins co-encoded in one Clostridia bacterium genomic window:
- a CDS encoding GNAT family N-acetyltransferase, with protein MTVNKLTKADYDEFIDLADLVFCQNLRKVDFEQDMPYIFKNDDINISWQYGLRNDAGKLCASVGVIPYTYKIGFASFKAAVITNVTTHTKHMGKGYMQKILDRVMHDLNENGTELVLLHGHRERYRFTGFDMAGTTFSALFKSYNIPSRLKRGEMLKFTFEEISASDTDKIRFCLDLYEKEPQGFERTSADFIPRQKTWQGKTYLVINSDGERVGYLNYYDRFGGPGIREILLENPENAADVIYAFMLEKNIPSTPVSFSPFNKALVKSIYEAAEEITLAQTNRLNLLKPEGFIEACLNLKQESGIYMPEGKLIIDCKFGKLLIENNGEKFMVAKTDETADIKIPDSELYTFLFGPLSADVPLFSDALKEKSPWFPLPFYVHATDLY; from the coding sequence ATGACTGTAAATAAGCTGACTAAGGCAGATTACGATGAATTTATAGACCTTGCGGACTTAGTGTTCTGCCAGAACTTAAGAAAAGTTGATTTTGAGCAGGATATGCCATATATTTTTAAAAATGATGATATCAACATCTCTTGGCAATACGGTTTAAGAAACGATGCCGGCAAGCTTTGTGCATCCGTGGGTGTTATTCCTTACACTTACAAAATCGGTTTTGCGTCTTTCAAGGCGGCTGTAATCACAAATGTTACTACCCACACAAAGCACATGGGCAAGGGGTATATGCAGAAAATTCTTGACCGGGTGATGCACGACCTGAACGAAAACGGTACAGAACTTGTGCTTTTGCACGGTCACAGAGAGCGTTACCGCTTCACCGGCTTTGACATGGCGGGCACAACTTTCTCTGCACTTTTTAAAAGCTACAATATACCCAGCCGTCTGAAAAGAGGCGAAATGCTTAAATTTACCTTTGAAGAGATAAGTGCATCGGACACAGATAAAATCCGTTTCTGTCTTGACCTTTATGAAAAAGAGCCTCAGGGCTTTGAAAGAACGAGCGCAGATTTCATTCCCAGACAGAAGACCTGGCAGGGCAAAACCTATCTTGTTATAAATTCCGACGGTGAAAGAGTCGGCTACCTTAATTATTATGACCGTTTCGGCGGTCCCGGAATTCGCGAGATACTGCTCGAAAATCCCGAAAATGCGGCAGATGTTATTTACGCCTTCATGCTGGAAAAGAATATCCCTTCAACACCCGTTTCATTTTCGCCCTTTAACAAAGCTTTGGTTAAAAGCATATATGAAGCGGCTGAAGAAATCACTCTCGCACAGACCAACCGCTTAAATTTACTAAAACCTGAAGGATTTATCGAAGCATGTCTTAACCTGAAACAAGAAAGCGGCATATACATGCCGGAAGGAAAGCTTATAATCGACTGCAAATTTGGAAAGCTTCTTATAGAAAATAACGGAGAAAAATTTATGGTTGCAAAAACAGATGAAACTGCGGACATAAAAATTCCTGACAGTGAACTTTACACCTTCCTGTTTGGACCTCTTTCGGCAGACGTTCCTCTGTTTTCAGATGCTTTA